The Leptodactylus fuscus isolate aLepFus1 chromosome 1, aLepFus1.hap2, whole genome shotgun sequence nucleotide sequence CAGTATATCATGGTTATGTGGATTTACTAATTCTGTTGTTCATACAGCCTTCACTTTTCGTCTACGCTTTTGTCACTCTAATATGATCAGTTATTACTTCTGCGACATACCGCCACTTCTTATGTTATCTTGTGATGACACGTCTGTCAATGAAACACTGTTACTAACAATTGGGGTTTTTATAGGATGGACACCTTTCCTCTGTATTATtgtctcatacatatacattattgTAACTATATTGAAAATCAAGAGTACTCAAGGAAGAAACAAATCATTTTCTACCTGTATTTCTCATTTATCTGTGGTGATATTATATTACGGTAGTGCGATTTTCAGTTATGTAAGACCTGTCTCCACCTATTCGATGGATAAGGACAAACTGATCTCAGTTTTATATAGTATTGTGACGCCAATGTTGAACCCAGttatatacacattaaaaaataaggAAGTCAAAAGAGCTATTAGTAGACAGATGTACTTAAGGCAGAAATAAGAAACCCATGGACTGCTGCCTATATAAACTAGCACCTCCTTATTAGATGTTTATCAAAATTATTCACCCTGAAAATGGACTTGGCTTCTGCAAAGTAGTCTAGATGTATCCATTCTTCCTTAAATCTTGGTTCAAAATATTGCAAGATgaccaacttaaaaaaaaaaaaacaacaacaacacaaTCTTCACAATACTCTGTCTGTAGTGGTCTATGTTATATGCACACAACGTAACACAACCTGTATATTGCTTCAGAGCGGGGCAGTAAAGCGATATTGACAGGAATTATCCAGTGGACCAtgacaaacacagtgatgtcacaaatgCTGAATTGTATTTTTAAATTATCCAGCAAACATCGTTTAAACCAAGAAATAGTGGGGTTCATCTCATTTATGTAAACAATATGAAGTAGACTACAAACCATATAGGAGACACTCCAAACCCAAAGTTaaaaaaacatactgtatatactaaacTTTATTTAGCGCATCTAattattaaaaacaattaaaCCCAAAGCTGTCAGTCTTTTTGTTAGGGGGAAATCGAGATTAGAATATcaaattttgtatatatatatatatatatatatatatatatatatatatatatattttacaccttTTACATATTCATAGTtttctaaatggaaaaaaaaatcaaggtacCATCCACATAAATTCTTGTGTAATTAAAATACATATTATTTACATGGTAGTATTATAATTACCATGTGATCTATAAAAACTATACAATATAAAATTCTATCCCTAAATCTATCCCTATTTTACATGCAATGTAATGTTTCAAGtaattattagaatacaaatacatgcagggccgccgataggccagtattactgctactggcgtcaggggcccggccaaattgaaaaatgggggggcccggttttggaccgccaccatgtgccggccccctggcgcccgcagcagtcgtgtgtccgatttcaactcagatctgcgtccagaggacgcagatctgagttggacacatacgcggctacagcaaggagctgacacaggtcagttccttgcttcgctgctgcacgccggctactgctgccgccgctgcacgccggctgtgtagacgtgatgtgatgacgtcacatcccgTCTACAACTATGCGCCAGTGAGAGAAGAGGCGCACAgacagcagcgggggaacgaggaaaaggtaagtttaatgtgtacacagtacactgaggtggaacgtgaaacagggtcagatgaaggagaggacagcatgacactgagggcagagatgtggggacataaatctgggggcagagatggagaggacagcatgacactggggcagagatggagggacatgaatctgggggcagagatggagggacatgaatctgggggcagagatgtggagacatgaatctgggggcaaagatggaggggacatgaatctgggggcagagatggaggggacatgaatctgggggcagagatggagaggacagcatgacactgggggcagagatgtggagacatgaatctgggggctgagatggagaggacatgaatctgggggcagagatggaggggacatgaatctgggggcagagatggaggggacatgaatctgagggcagagatggaggggacatgaatctggggcagagatggaggggacatgaatctgggggcagagatggagggacatgaatctgggggcagagatggaggggacatgaatctgggggcagagatggaggggacatgaatctgagggcagagatggaggggacatgaatctggggcagagatggaggggacatgaatctgggggcagagatggaggggggacatgaaactgggggcagagatggaggggggacatgaaactgggggcagagatggaggggggacatgaaactgggggcagagatggaggagggacatgaaactggggcagagatggggggacatgaaactgggggcagagatgggggacatgaaactgggggcagatgaagggtgtatatgaagctgggggagagatagaggggggacatataatttacaggtgactgtagggggattatactgtgtgcgggcacatgaaaaattaatgagaatgggcggagtcaacataaaaaagggtggggctaaatttgccacacattttgtccctctttcggttcttcaaaagttgggaggtatgggtacagggggcagtggagagatgttagaaggtggacgggggggattggtggggcatcgggtgtgcggcactgtggagagggaactggggcaataatatataatatataagtttttagctggagaactacaaagcacacaagacctccgaaggtatgtgtgctttgtattaataatgatgtaggccgctatgctactagcatcgcagcctgtttgggggtgggactttcactttaaaggagtgttcacattgcgtttttggcctcccttgccgggatacgttggtaactagtcataatcagctacccacttatccctgcacggagaactgcaggccccccccccccttttttttaatggccagttcttcgtgcagggataagttgacagctgattctgactggttacgaacggatcccggcaagggaggccaaaaacgcaatgtgaaaaagccctgaggatttattaagagggctcttataaatggtgttggctttctataggcgctgtcacacgtagcagattttacctgcaaatagaatctgattaagccttgtaatgctgctaaataaagggaaatgtaatacataattggtatgtcgcaaaatacagtagttttaaaatggcgggggggggggggcagacacttaggctgtatggggccccaaaattcctgatggcggccctgaatacatgtatattaaaaataaacatgTTTCACATTGTGCAATAACATAATAAACAAAGAAGACCCATATAAGCGCAAAATACATAAATATGGTATATGGCGAATACATATGCATGTGCTGTTAAGTAGTAGTTGTTCAAAACttatctaagggggcgttcacactactgtcagtgtccgacaggtagtgtccgctcctagtgtccgctcaaaatctggcacggacattaggagcggacactagctgtgtccgtgacacctgtcatttatttaaatgggcatcgggtgcgttcttttgcactccgtgcccttccttccctgtccgcatgtaaagatgtccgacttctcaagcggacagaagaaccctacatgtcgggtttttctgtccgcttgagaagtcggacatctttacatgcggacagggaaggtagggcacggagtgcaaaagaacgcacccgatgcccatttaaataaatgacaggtgtcacggacacagctagtgtccgctcctaatgtccgtgccagattttgagcggacactaggagcggacactacctgtcggacaccgacggtagtgtgaacgccacctaaggctggtttcacaccagTGCTGGAACTGCTTTCTAAGATTCCATGGGGAGGATGCAATAGCATGAGGAGGCACTACAGTGacgcagtggcagagtgtggaggatgcaatagccttatgaggccatacaatgacctagtggcagagtgtgggggttgcagcagccttatgaggccatacaatgCTTAAGTTCTCTTGGAGAAAGCCAGGATTCAATTTCTTGATTGAGACAATAGAGGAgttcctctcctgtgtgacttcattTGCCTAAGCAAACAAGTTGacaatacagtgacccagtggcagagtgtggaggttgcagcaaccTTATGAGTCCATACATTCACACAGTGGCAGAGTGCAGTGATGTCAGCAGCGCAAAAAGCCCATAGAGTAACCCAGTGTCAGAGTGTGGAGGTAGATGCAGTGTGAGGAGCCCATACAGTCAGCCAGTACGGAGGAGACAGCAgtgtgagtaggccacagagtggcatgTCGATATATTGTGGAGGTAGCAAcaaccttatgaggccatacagagaACCAGTGGAAGACTGGAGGTTTCAGCAGTGTGAGGAActcatacagtcacccagtggaagagtgtggaggtggcagaagTGTGAAGAGCTCATACtgtaacccagtggcagagtgcggAGGTGGCAGAAGCGTGAATAGCCCATACAGTCACCTAGTGGAAGAGTATGGAGGTGGCACAAGTGTGAAGAGCTCATACTATAACCCAGTGGCGGAGTgcagaggtggcagcagtgtgagtagGCCACTATATTGTGGAGGTAGCAACATCCTTAGGAAGCCATACAGACACCAGTTGACAGAGTGTGGTGAGGCAGCATTGATCATGTAATCTgctgcatcaggcattggtgggcAGAAATCCTGTCTGAGCTATAGCTGACtcatcttcacaaaggtgagTCTCTCCAAATTTGGGTGGACAGGCGAGTTCTCCTTGAGGTAACTATGGCCCCCACCGCACTAAACACCCACTTTAATGCCACACTACTGGCCaggcaggacagcttttccagggcaGACTTGAACAGTTTCAGACAAAAATACAGTTTTGGCTGCCCAGAAGTCCAGCGGATCTTCCACGACAGGAGGTACTGTGCACTCTAAGTATGCCACCATCTGCTGGTTCAAGTTCTGCTTTGTGTCTAGCTGCTGATGAGCAG carries:
- the LOC142194076 gene encoding olfactory receptor 5V1-like; its protein translation is MSTNQSLLTEFLLLGLTEVPSIKILLFIALLLMYVLTLMGNIAIILIIQLDKNLNTPMYFFLENLSFLDICYTSTTMPKMLETLIVNHRAISFSACAFQMYFFVAFVGTECVLLGIMSYDRFLAICRPLHYSTFMCKKVCIALASISWLCGFTNSVVHTAFTFRLRFCHSNMISYYFCDIPPLLMLSCDDTSVNETLLLTIGVFIGWTPFLCIIVSYIYIIVTILKIKSTQGRNKSFSTCISHLSVVILYYGSAIFSYVRPVSTYSMDKDKLISVLYSIVTPMLNPVIYTLKNKEVKRAISRQMYLRQK